In Methanocaldococcus sp. FS406-22, the genomic stretch TATGCCTCTTTATTGTTAGCTTATTGTGATATAGGCATAAACTACGGATTTTTAATAGTTTTATCTTTATTATTTTATATAAATGCAAAGTTAAAAACACTTAAAGAGGGATAAACATGAAGTTTATAATAAAAACTCAAAAAGGTTTTGAAAACATTGTTGTAAATAATCTAAAAGAAATTATTGATAATTTTAATTATATCGTTTCTCCTGATGGTTATCAAGGGATTGTTATAGTTGAAAGCGATGAAGATATAGAAGATAAAATCTTGGAGATTCCTGAAGTTGAGAGGGTTTTAAAAGTTTATTTTGAGACAGAGACGGATTTTGATAAAATAGTTAATTTAGCTGAGAAGATTAAAGATTATATAAAAGAAGATGAAACTTTTGCTGTTGAAACTAAAAAAAGAGGAAAACATGATTTTAGCTCAACAGATATAAACATTGTGTTGGGAGCTAAGATTAAAGATTTAACAAATGCTTCAGTTGATTTAAACAATCCAGATAAGGTTGTTCATGTTGAGGTATTTAAGAATAAAACTTATGTATCAATAACTTCTGGAGAAAAATTCAAAAAATACACTAAAGAGAAGAGAAATGCAAGGGAGTTATTTAAAAAAGTTGTCATTGTGCAAATGCCATATTTAGGGGAGAAAATTGTCTGTAAAAGGTTTGGAGAGGCAATTGGAAGAGCAGCTCAGGGATTTGAAGTTAAAGAGCTGATTATAGCACCAAAAGAAAAAGTTGATGCCTATGAGTTGATGGAGTTTATTAAAGGGGTTAAAATTGGGCAACATTCAAGATATGAGATTCAAAAGAGGGCATATCCATTCGAGATTAAGTTAGTTCCAGTGACTGTTCAAGATTTATATCAGGTTGTTAGAGATAAGAGAAGAGATAATAGGTTGCTAATAATTACCGACCCAAAAGGAGATGAGTTATCAAAAATTAAGGATAAGTTAGCTTATGACTTAAGAAAAAAGAGAGAAATTATTGTATTTTGTGGTTCAAGGGAAGGTATTCCAAGGGGATTGTTTAGATTTGCAGATTATATAGTAGATTTAGCTCCTCATATGACCTTTGCTACTGAACATGCCATTCCTGCTGCTTTAATTGCACTATGGGGAGTTTATAGCCAATCTTCAAATCATGAAGATTTGAATAATGAATAGATATAGAAGCCCTTTGGGCTTCTATAAATACCTTTAAATGACATAAACATTTGAAAATTGACTAATAGTGGAGAAGACTCAGAAAATAGCTCTGAAGAAGAAAAAACAGAACTTAACTCAAATGATGAAGAGCTTTAATCTTTAAATTTTATTTTGATAGTTTGCACTGCACCCACTATGGGGTGCAGTAAATATATACACCCTACCTACTTTGAGGTAGGGTTTAAAAAACAGTGATTAACTATCTTCATTTATCAATTTTTTATCTTATTTAAAATTTTTGGTTATAGCTCATAAAAATTTTTAATTGGACACTTCAGAATTATTTAAAACTTAATTTCATTCAATCCTAAAACATCAAATGTATTGTAGATGCCTTCTTTTTTGTCAGCAATAAATCTTATAGCCAAGATAACTCCATTTACAAATGCTTGTCTACTACTTGCTCTGTGAGTTAGCTCAATCCTCTCTCCATCTCCAGCAAAGATGACTGTATGGTCTCCTACAACATCTCCTCCTCTTAGTGCATGTATCCCTATTTCTTCTTTCTTTCTCTCCCCAGTCATTCCATGCCTTCCATAAACAAAAACGCTCTCAATGCCTCTATTTGCCTTTATAATTTCAGCCGCTCTTAAGGCAGTTCCAGAAGGAGCATCTTTTTTATGTCTGTGGTGCATCTCTATAATTTCAATGTCATAATCTCCCAATTTCTTTGCCAAAAACTCTAAAGTTTTAAAGAATATATTAACCCCAATTGCAAAGTTTTGAGATATTACAGCAGCAACTTTATTTTCTTTTATCGCTTTTTCAATCTCTGCTTTTTGCTCTTCAGTGAAACCAGTAGTCCCAATAATTAGCTTAACTCCATTTTTAGCAGCTATTTTAACATTCTCAACACATGCATGGGCTATGGTAAAATCAACCAATACATCTGGTTTTGTTTCTTTCAAAACTTTATCTAACTCATCTGCAGTTGATAATGGAACGCCAATTTTTCCAATGCCTATTAATTCTCCAACATCCTCTCCCTTTTTTGGATGATTTGGAACTTCAAAGGCACAAACAACTTTCATATCATCTTGCTGGCAGATAGTTTTAATTATATTGCTTCCCATTCTTCCCAAAGCTCCAGTAACTGCCACTTTAATCATATCATCACCATAAAATTTTCTTAGATACTTTTTTTATTGCTTAATCATTTATAAATAGTTGATGTATATAAATGCTGTAGGCAAATTATTATAATCTACAAACAGCATTATAAATGGGATGGTTATGTTTGTGAATAGAAAGGAGGAGCTTGAATTTCTTAATAGAAAATGGAAAGAGGACAAAGCCAACCTAATAATCATCTATGGAAGGAGGAGAGTTGGAAAAACAATGCTTATAAAAAAATTCCTTGAGAATAAAAAAGGCATTTGTGTCTTGCTAACCAATGACTCCATGAATGAAAATCTAAATGAGCTTAAAAAAGCATTTTCAAATTTAACTGGAAAGGAGTATTTTAAAAATTTAGATGTTGGTTTAGTGGAGCTTTTTAGATATTTAAGGGATGAGATTAAAGATGATAAGGTTGTTATAGCACTTGATGAATTTCAATACCTAATGCAATTAAATAAGGGAATTTTAAGCATCTTTCAAAAGATTTGGGATGAGATTTTGGCAGATACAAAAGTTTTTTTAATAATTTGTGGTTCAAGTATTGGAATGATGGAGAGTATCTTAGAGTATAAAAGCCCTCTTTATGGAAGAAGGACTGGGCAGTGGAAATTAAACCCTTTTAATATTAGAGGAGTTAGGGAGATGTTTCTAAGGAAAAATTTTGAGGAGTTGGTTAAAATCTATGCTACATTTGGGGGAACTCCTTTTTATTTAGCTCAAGTTGATGAAAGTTTGAGTGTTGAAGAGAATATAAAACAAAAAATCCTTAGAAAGGGAGAATTACTGTATGAAGAGCCAGAGTTCTTGTTAAGGGAGGAACTTAGAGAGCCAAGGGTCTATAAGCTGATTTTGAAGTATATAGCCCTTGGCTATAACACCTTAGGAAAGCTTGCTGATGTTACTGGATTGGATAGGGGGAATCTGTCAAAGTATATTGAAACTCTGGAACGTCTTGACATTTTGGGCTATTGCCTCCCATATAAAAAGAGGAAGAGAGGGATTTATTACATCAAAGACAATTTTATAAACTTCTGGTTTAGGTTTGTCTATCCAAACATGGGAGATTTGGAAATTGGCAATGTAGATGATGTTTATAACAAAATCTTGGACTCTCTAAATGAATATTATGGAAAAATGTTTGAAAATCTTGTATTTGAGATGCTTAAACTTAAAATTATTGATTTTGGACAGAAAGAAGTAGCTAAGTGGTGGCATAAGGGGGAAGAGATTGATGTTTTAGCTTATAATGATGAGAAGATGATAGCCTTTGAAGTAAAATGGAAGGATTTGAGTTTTAAGGAGGCAAAAGGAATTTTGAAGGATTTAGAGAGAAAACTCAAAATGGTTGATTTTGATGGAGAAAAAGAGTGCTATGTTATAGCAAAGAGTATTGAACGGAAAGAAGAACTAAAAGCCCTTGATTTAAAAGATTTAGAGAGATTTATTTGTTAATTTAAGCATCTTTTATGCTCCTCAATATCAAACTCAACTTCGTAATATTTGTTTTATCGATATTTAATTCTCACTTAGGCATCTTTTATGCTCTACTACATCAAAATCGATTTCATAATATTTATAAATTTCATCTGCAAGGTTTTCAGCAAATTCTTTAGCTTTATCTTTGCTTTCAAACCCTAAAACCCAAATTCCCCACATCGTCTCCCAGTTAGAAGATAGCTTACAACTCTCTTTTATAGGATTTTTTCCATTAAATTTGTGGATAACTATTTTTTTGTTCTTCCAATCGATATATAGGGCATAGTTCTCTCCTTCTATTTTAACATTTTCAATATTCTCTCCATAAGCTTTATTTTTAACATTTCTCTCTAAGTAAGTTTTAATAAATTTATTTAATGGCAGTCTTGAGATTTTAACCCTAACATTTTTAAAAATCTCTTCTAAAGTTTCTTCAATCTCCTCTTCTTCAATCCAGTTTAGGGTTGTTGGGGTTAGAATGGTTATATATCTATCTCCATCAATTTCTACATCTAAGATTTTTAAGTATTCATCAGAAATGCCAAACTGCCTTAATATCTTTATTAATTCTTCCATAATCATTCCTCTAACATTATATATAGCTTTAAGAGTTTTTCAATAATCTCAAGCTTCTCAATGATGATTGCTATAAGTTGGTTGTGTCTATAGCTATAAAGCTCTTGCCTTAATATATGCAAATAATGGAAAAACTTTAGCTTTAAATAGCTCTCTTTAAACTCCTCCCAATGTTCTTCATAGTGCTTTCCATGCTCTATCCTTGGAGATAATATATAGTCAGATGCATGCCTATAAAGCTTTAAATCCATTAAGAAGTTTCTAATCTTTTTGCTAAAATGGGCATATCTCTCCTTATTGTGCCAATCCTCAATGTTTTCTCTAATATAGAATTCAAATGCATTTAATAAATATAGCATCCCATAATAAAATCTCGACACAAAAGTCCTTAAATCAAATTCTTTTAATGCGTTAATACAACTGTCTAAAAAATGAATGCACTCTTTTAAATAAGTGTTATTTAGGTTATGCATTCTTCCCATCACCCAAGACATAAACTTTAAAGCCCTCTTCCTCCCACAAATCTCTCTTTAATATATTTTTAGTGTCAAGGATTAATTTATTGTTTACCTTTGAGGCAATCTTCTTTATATCCTCTTTATCAAAATTTCTGTATTCATCATGTTCAGCTAATACCACAATAATATCCGCCCCATTAATAGCTTCCTCTAAACTATTTAAAGGATAAATAAAGTCTCTTGCATATTTATCATAGCATTTAACTTCAAAACCTTCATCTATTAATTTACTAACAACCTTTTCAGCAGGACTCTCTCTTGTGTCATCAACATTTCCTTTATAAGTTACCCCAAATATAGCTATTTTTCCATTATCTTTTTTAATTATTTTTTTAATCTTCTCAACAACAAACAACGGCATGGAGTCGTTTAACTCTCTTGCAGTTCTTATAAGTTTGGCATTTTTTGATTTTTCAACAATAAACCATGGGTCTATGCTTATACAATGCCCTCCTACTCCAGGCCCTGGTTTTAGAATATTTACTCTCGGGTGCTTATTAGCTAACTCTATAGCCTCCCAGACGTTGATGCCAATCTCCTCTGCAATCTTTGCAAACTCATTAGCTAGGGCAATATTAACATCCCTATATGTGTTTTCCATTAACTTAACCATCTCTGCAGTTTTTGCATCAGTTAAATAAATCTTTCCAGTAACAAAGGTTTCATAAATCTCCTTAGCCATTTCAGCAGATTTTTCGTCAACTCCACCTATAACTCTGTCGTTCTCAACAAGCTCCTTCAATATATTTCCAGGCAGAACCCTCTCTGGACAGTGAGCTAAATAAATTTTTTTATCCTTTGAGAGTTTTTTGTAAATCTCATCTGTTGTTCCGGGAGGAATTGTGCTTTCTATAATAATTAAATTTCCATCTTCAAGACAGGGCTTTATGCTTTCAATAGCTTTATTTAGGTAATTTAAGTCACATTTCTTTTCTCCGTTGCATTCAATACAAGGAGTAGGAACGCAGATAATAAAAACATCCGCCTTTTCTGGCTTTGTTTGCACTTTTAAGTTTCCAGAATTTATGGCCCCTTTAACTAATGTCATTAAATCTTTTTCTGTTGTTTTAAAGCTTAGCTCTTTAATTTCCTTAACCCGTTTCTCGTTAATATCTACCCCAATAACATTAAATCCATGTATTGCTAACATTGAGGCAGTTGGTAATCCAATATATCCTAAACCAATTACACATATCTTCTTCCCATTACCATTTTTCTTTGCCATCCTATCCCAATTTAGTGTTTTAAGATTCTTTATAGCCAGAGTATATAACCACAAACTACAAAAACCTTAAGGTTATAATTATCTCCACACCTATAAAATTATTTGTGAGGGATTGTCATGGAAAGAATAGCTGTTTTGGCATACTCTGGAGGGTTAGATACAAGCTGTTGCTTAAAGTTATTGGAAGATAAGTATGGATATAAGGTAGTTTCTGTCTGTGTGGATGTTGGACAGCCAGAGGAGGAAATAAAGGAGGTTGAGGAAAAAGCTAAAAAATTGGGAGTTTTAAAGCACTACACAATAGATGCAAAGGAGGAGTTTGTTAAAGATTACATATTTAGAGCTATAAAGGCAAATGCAATGTATGAAGGCTACCCACTATCAACTGCTTTAGCAAGGCCTTTAATTGCTTATAAAGTTGTTGAAGTTGCCTTAAAAGAGGATGCTGAGGCAGTTGCTCATGGATGCACTGGAAAAGGTAACGACCAGTTTAGATTTGAAACAACCATAAGGATTAAAGCTCCACATCTAAAAATTATAGCTCCAATTAGAGATTTAAACTTAACAAGGGCTGAAGAGATTGAATATGCCAAAGAAAAAGGCATTCCAATTCCAACTGAAAGCAAAAAATATAGTATAGATGAAAACTTATGGGGTAGAAGTATTGAAGGTAGTGAATTGGAAGACCCTAACTTTGTTCCACCAGAAGAGATATATGCATGGACTAAAAATCCAGTTGAAGATAAAGAGGAGGAGATTGTTGAGATTGAGTTTAAAGAGGGAGTTCCAGTAGCTATAAATGGAGAGAAATTAAATCCTGTTGAATTAATAAAGAGAGCTAATGAGATTGCTGGAAAGCATGGTGTAGGAAGAATAGATATTATTGAAGATAGAATTATTGGCTTAAAGTCAAGAGAAAACTATGAATGTCCAGGGGCTGTTTTATTATTAACTGCCCACAAGGCGTTAGAGCAATTAGTTTTGACAAGGGATGAACTTAGATTTAAGGAGATTGTTGATAGTCTTTATGGAGAGCTAATCTATAAAGGATTGTGGTTTGACCCATTGAGGGAGGATTTAGATGCCTTTATTGACAAAACACAAGAGAGAGTTACTGGAACTGTTAAGGTTAGGTTATTTGGTGGAACTGCAAGGGTTGTTGGTAGAGACAGCCCTTACGCTTTATACAGCAAAGAGATGGTTTCGTTTGATGAAAAAGAGATTGACCAAAAGGAGTTAGCTGGAATGGTTAAGTATCATGGATTACAGGCAATGTTGTATGAGATGAGAAAAAATAGGAAATAAAACTCTTTAATTAAAATTTTTTATTTTTTATTTTTTTATTATGATTGTCTAAATGGATTAAAGAAGGCATTACTGTTTTTTGATAGGTATATTTAGAGCTTTTCCTCTCTGAATAACCAACATCTGCTGGAGATAACAACTTGCTAAATATTAACTGCCCAATTCTCTGATTTTTATATAAAATAACTGGCCTATCAAAAGCTACAATCTCCAAAGTTATCTTTCCCTTAAAACCAGCATCAATCCATCCAGCAGTTTGGTGGGAGGTTAAAAAAACTCTTCCTAAACTACTTCTACCTTGGTATTGGGCACATATATCATTTGGAAGCTCAATATACTCATTTGTTGTACCTAAAACTCCTCCTTCAACAACGTAATCAACATCATATTTCTCTTTAAAATAGTTGATTTTTTCTTCAGTTAAATTGTAGTTTAGAGGGCAAACTAAAATAGAATTTTTTATCTTTATTCTTTTGTAATTTAGCTCTTTTGACAAATCATAAACTTCATCATCATAGATTATAAATTCATCTCCTAAGGTTACATCGTATGAGCAAGGCCCTACGAAGTCTTTGTTAAATGGCTCAATAATAATCCTTTTTGATGTAACATAGTCAATAATGTCTTTATCGCTTAGAATCATAAGTTATCACCAAGAAGTATTTTATGGAGATTACATTTGTTTGGATATTAAACATAATATTAATTTTTAAATTTTCTTTATAATAATGTAACTATATATTTAAATATTTGGATGTTATTAGTAACAAAAAGAAATAAATAAACTTGGACATAATTATTATGGATTAAGCTCATTAGTTACCTTACTTAGATTTCCTATAAACTTATTTGCTGTTTGATTTATAGTTTTTGTAAAGTTTTCAGACTGATTTCCAGCTGCTTTAGCAGCTGTTCCAACATTTTTTACATAGAAGTATGCGGCAATTATCGCAACTAATACAGCAGCTGCAACTAAAATACCAACTTCCATTGATAATTGCCCTTTCTTTGACAATAATTTCTTTAAAAGTTTCATCGTATCCACCCATTTATAGTTCGTTAATAATTTCCCGATGTTTTAATTATATGTTTTAAACCACACTTTATTATCTTAATATATTTGTTATATATACTTTTTGATTTCTTTGTATTACAGAGATAGTAGTTAATCTACAAGTTTAACTGAATTATTTAATAATTTTATGTATTGAGATGACTTATTGTTGGTAACATTTATAAATTCTCTTGCCTTTTCTCCAGTTTTGTTCATTTCATGACCTAAATCTTTTGCAGATAGTACAAAAAAATACGCCATAATTATAGCTACCAACGATGCTGAGCTTGCTAATATAATAATTTCCATTGATATCTGTCCTTTTCTGGACAGTGTTTTCTTTTTTATTGATTTCATAATTGACAACTCCCCTAGCTATTAACAAAATTAACATAACAAACACTAAAATAACATAAAATGCTTAATAACAAATCCAAAAAATTTAATAACAACATTTGGTAGTAAAATTAAGATTCTATATTTTTTGATAATTGTAAAATTTCGTATATATAATTTTTGAATGCAACCCTGCCTTTCTTAGTAAT encodes the following:
- a CDS encoding SPOUT family RNA methylase produces the protein MKFIIKTQKGFENIVVNNLKEIIDNFNYIVSPDGYQGIVIVESDEDIEDKILEIPEVERVLKVYFETETDFDKIVNLAEKIKDYIKEDETFAVETKKRGKHDFSSTDINIVLGAKIKDLTNASVDLNNPDKVVHVEVFKNKTYVSITSGEKFKKYTKEKRNARELFKKVVIVQMPYLGEKIVCKRFGEAIGRAAQGFEVKELIIAPKEKVDAYELMEFIKGVKIGQHSRYEIQKRAYPFEIKLVPVTVQDLYQVVRDKRRDNRLLIITDPKGDELSKIKDKLAYDLRKKREIIVFCGSREGIPRGLFRFADYIVDLAPHMTFATEHAIPAALIALWGVYSQSSNHEDLNNE
- the dapB gene encoding 4-hydroxy-tetrahydrodipicolinate reductase, translating into MIKVAVTGALGRMGSNIIKTICQQDDMKVVCAFEVPNHPKKGEDVGELIGIGKIGVPLSTADELDKVLKETKPDVLVDFTIAHACVENVKIAAKNGVKLIIGTTGFTEEQKAEIEKAIKENKVAAVISQNFAIGVNIFFKTLEFLAKKLGDYDIEIIEMHHRHKKDAPSGTALRAAEIIKANRGIESVFVYGRHGMTGERKKEEIGIHALRGGDVVGDHTVIFAGDGERIELTHRASSRQAFVNGVILAIRFIADKKEGIYNTFDVLGLNEIKF
- a CDS encoding ATP-binding protein, encoding MFVNRKEELEFLNRKWKEDKANLIIIYGRRRVGKTMLIKKFLENKKGICVLLTNDSMNENLNELKKAFSNLTGKEYFKNLDVGLVELFRYLRDEIKDDKVVIALDEFQYLMQLNKGILSIFQKIWDEILADTKVFLIICGSSIGMMESILEYKSPLYGRRTGQWKLNPFNIRGVREMFLRKNFEELVKIYATFGGTPFYLAQVDESLSVEENIKQKILRKGELLYEEPEFLLREELREPRVYKLILKYIALGYNTLGKLADVTGLDRGNLSKYIETLERLDILGYCLPYKKRKRGIYYIKDNFINFWFRFVYPNMGDLEIGNVDDVYNKILDSLNEYYGKMFENLVFEMLKLKIIDFGQKEVAKWWHKGEEIDVLAYNDEKMIAFEVKWKDLSFKEAKGILKDLERKLKMVDFDGEKECYVIAKSIERKEELKALDLKDLERFIC
- a CDS encoding nucleotide sugar dehydrogenase, coding for MKNLKTLNWDRMAKKNGNGKKICVIGLGYIGLPTASMLAIHGFNVIGVDINEKRVKEIKELSFKTTEKDLMTLVKGAINSGNLKVQTKPEKADVFIICVPTPCIECNGEKKCDLNYLNKAIESIKPCLEDGNLIIIESTIPPGTTDEIYKKLSKDKKIYLAHCPERVLPGNILKELVENDRVIGGVDEKSAEMAKEIYETFVTGKIYLTDAKTAEMVKLMENTYRDVNIALANEFAKIAEEIGINVWEAIELANKHPRVNILKPGPGVGGHCISIDPWFIVEKSKNAKLIRTARELNDSMPLFVVEKIKKIIKKDNGKIAIFGVTYKGNVDDTRESPAEKVVSKLIDEGFEVKCYDKYARDFIYPLNSLEEAINGADIIVVLAEHDEYRNFDKEDIKKIASKVNNKLILDTKNILKRDLWEEEGFKVYVLGDGKNA
- a CDS encoding argininosuccinate synthase; this translates as MERIAVLAYSGGLDTSCCLKLLEDKYGYKVVSVCVDVGQPEEEIKEVEEKAKKLGVLKHYTIDAKEEFVKDYIFRAIKANAMYEGYPLSTALARPLIAYKVVEVALKEDAEAVAHGCTGKGNDQFRFETTIRIKAPHLKIIAPIRDLNLTRAEEIEYAKEKGIPIPTESKKYSIDENLWGRSIEGSELEDPNFVPPEEIYAWTKNPVEDKEEEIVEIEFKEGVPVAINGEKLNPVELIKRANEIAGKHGVGRIDIIEDRIIGLKSRENYECPGAVLLLTAHKALEQLVLTRDELRFKEIVDSLYGELIYKGLWFDPLREDLDAFIDKTQERVTGTVKVRLFGGTARVVGRDSPYALYSKEMVSFDEKEIDQKELAGMVKYHGLQAMLYEMRKNRK
- the dcd gene encoding dCTP deaminase, coding for MILSDKDIIDYVTSKRIIIEPFNKDFVGPCSYDVTLGDEFIIYDDEVYDLSKELNYKRIKIKNSILVCPLNYNLTEEKINYFKEKYDVDYVVEGGVLGTTNEYIELPNDICAQYQGRSSLGRVFLTSHQTAGWIDAGFKGKITLEIVAFDRPVILYKNQRIGQLIFSKLLSPADVGYSERKSSKYTYQKTVMPSLIHLDNHNKKIKNKKF
- a CDS encoding class III signal peptide-containing protein, translating into MKLLKKLLSKKGQLSMEVGILVAAAVLVAIIAAYFYVKNVGTAAKAAGNQSENFTKTINQTANKFIGNLSKVTNELNP